The Apium graveolens cultivar Ventura chromosome 6, ASM990537v1, whole genome shotgun sequence genome contains a region encoding:
- the LOC141665572 gene encoding uncharacterized protein LOC141665572 translates to MEKAFALVKVEADQKTDFSSYFLKGEANYWWESKKALEGEGLVTWDRFTELFLEKYFPRYMKNQMEIKFLELKHGNLSVTDYEAKFNELARFVPEQVDTNEKRAKRFQQGLKPWIRSRVAVFELTTYTAVI, encoded by the coding sequence ATGGAGAAAGCATTTGCGTTGGTTAAAGTGGAAGCAGATCAGAAGACGGATTTTTCTAGTTATTTCTTGAAGggagaagctaattactggtgggagtccaaaaaAGCACTTGAAGGCGAGGGTTTAGTAACTTGGGATAGATTCACCGAGCtttttctggaaaagtattttccccgttatatgaagaaccagatggaaatTAAGTTTTTGGAATTAAAGCATGGAAATTTGTCAGTCACTGATTATGAAGCCAAGTTtaatgaattggctaggtttgttccagagcaggtagATACCAATGAAAAGcgggctaagagattccaacagggaTTGAAGCCGTGGATTCGTAGCAGAGTGGCAGTGTTCGAACTGACGACCTATACAGCCGTAATCTAG